The genome window GGCGGCAAGGCGTGGTTCCTTCCAGGGAGGGGGAACGAAATGACCGGAACCGCACAAGTAGTAGCACCGTGCTCCCGGGTGCGCTACGGTCGGTAGCGCAAGTCTCACACGGGGCGACCGCGCCTATGTTTGATCGTCACCACAAATACCGAAATGTGAGCATCTTGATGAGAGGCGCACTGCGTTGTCTTCCGGCCGTGGCATCTGCCGGACCCCGCCCGCCATCCGCCGGGCCCCACCCGCCGGTGGCCGACAACCTGAGTTATTCGTTCGCACTGCCCGGCGGCGCCTTCTGTGCCGGTCTCGCACGCGGTGCCGTGGGTGACCTGCTCACCCGGCACGGTCTCGCGGAGCTCCGTGAGACAGCCGTACTCGCCGCCTCCGAACTGGTCGCGACCGCCTACCGGTTCACCCCGGACCGGGAGATGCTGCTGCGGGTGCACTGGCAGTTCGACGCACTCCGCATCACCCTCTACGACCAGCATCCCTCGCACGGCTCGGCCGCGAAGTCGGAGGAATGCCGGGAGCGCCGCAGCGACAGCATGTGGCTCCTGGCCGCCGCGGTCGACGCGCACGGCGGGGACTGGGGGCTGGCGCCCGCACTGACCCAGTCCGGCGGCTGCAAGGCCTGGGCCTTACTGCACAGGTGAATCCCGCACCGCCCGCTCGCCCCGGAACCTCCTGCCGCCCCTCCGGCGGCGCCGGCCCGTCGGCCGCGAGGTCAGCAGGGGCCGCCGAGCAGCTCGGTCAGACCGCGGTCGAGATCCAGGAACCGGTGCTCGTCGCCGACCGGCACCATTTCCTGCGCCCGCTCCAGGAAGCGGCGCAACTCCGCCGTGCGGACGTGCACCATCGCGATTCCCTCGGCGGCATGGAACTCCAGGACCGTACGGTCGTAGCCGAACGGCCTGACGCGTACGTCCCCCGCACCGGCCGCCCCGTCCATCCCCGCCGCCAGCAGCTCGCGGGAGAACTCCCAGGCGACCTCGGTACCCTCCAGGGTCGCAGGGGCGGGAAACGCCATGCGAACGGCGAACGGATCCTTCGGGTCGTACTGCAAAGTGGCGGGAAGGGTCTCCATCCGCGGCGCGGATGCGACCATGCGGGCCTGCACGGACTGCTGGATGACGGTGAACAAGACCTGCTCCCTTTCTCGGCCAGATGAACGGTTCCCGGCACTGATACAGACGACCGAAGTCCCTCATCCGTGCACCGGAGGGTGGCGTGAGCTGTATCACCGCATGCCGCCGCACCCCTCGCGCGGCCGCTTTCCGGCGGCGCGCCCTGGACTGGGCACCATGCGTGGGCTAGCTTCCAGCGCCATGAGGGTCAAGGGGAAGACGAGACGACTGATGTCATGGGGGCTCTGTGCGGCGGCGCTGACCGCGGCACTGGCCACACCGGCAGCCGCGGCCGCACCGTGGGACCGGCACCGG of Streptomyces sp. NBC_01363 contains these proteins:
- a CDS encoding ATP-binding protein, yielding MADNLSYSFALPGGAFCAGLARGAVGDLLTRHGLAELRETAVLAASELVATAYRFTPDREMLLRVHWQFDALRITLYDQHPSHGSAAKSEECRERRSDSMWLLAAAVDAHGGDWGLAPALTQSGGCKAWALLHR
- a CDS encoding SsgA family sporulation/cell division regulator, encoding MFTVIQQSVQARMVASAPRMETLPATLQYDPKDPFAVRMAFPAPATLEGTEVAWEFSRELLAAGMDGAAGAGDVRVRPFGYDRTVLEFHAAEGIAMVHVRTAELRRFLERAQEMVPVGDEHRFLDLDRGLTELLGGPC